In a genomic window of Micromonospora cremea:
- a CDS encoding WhiB family transcriptional regulator — translation MDGQLEVADLLGNAPEWQERALCSQTDPEAFFPEKGGSTREAKRICSRCEVKTECLEYALGHDERFGIWGGLSERERRKLKRRAA, via the coding sequence ATGGACGGCCAGCTTGAGGTGGCCGACCTGCTCGGAAACGCGCCGGAGTGGCAGGAGCGGGCGCTGTGCTCGCAGACCGACCCCGAGGCGTTTTTTCCCGAGAAGGGCGGCTCGACCCGCGAGGCGAAGCGCATCTGCTCGCGCTGCGAGGTCAAGACCGAATGCCTCGAATACGCTCTCGGTCACGACGAGCGGTTCGGCATCTGGGGTGGGCTCTCGGAGCGGGAGCGGCGCAAGTTGAAGCGGCGGGCCGCCTGA
- a CDS encoding polyamine ABC transporter substrate-binding protein — protein MRTPLRPLTRRGLLTGTLGSAALLAAGGSLAGCGTKGAQQTEAGCVSEDLSGTEKKLAFSNWPQYMDVDEKDESKRPSLDGFIAKTGIQVTYTEDINDNNEFFGKVQNQLAACQSTDRDLMVLTDWMAARMIRLGWIQKLDPAKIPNVQANLLPSLLNRSFDSENRISIPWQSGLAGLAYNGDVTKELRTVDELLTRPDLKGKVTALSEMRDTMGLLLGSNGHDPANFTTAQFDDALNKLKKAVDSGQIRKFTGNDYAPDLAKGDIAACIGWSGDVIQLSSENAKVQFVAPDSGVMLFSDNMMVPNKATHKGNAEALINYYYEPAVAATLAAYVNYICPVKGAQAEMEKIDPELAANPLIFPDEALLSKSKVFMALDEKQEKEYEGKFQQVIGA, from the coding sequence ATGCGTACTCCCCTCCGGCCCCTCACCCGGCGTGGACTGCTCACCGGCACTCTCGGTTCGGCCGCGCTCCTCGCCGCGGGCGGCAGCCTCGCCGGCTGCGGCACCAAGGGCGCGCAGCAGACCGAGGCCGGCTGCGTCAGCGAAGACCTTTCCGGCACCGAGAAGAAGCTTGCCTTCTCCAACTGGCCGCAGTACATGGACGTGGACGAGAAGGACGAGTCCAAGCGGCCCAGCCTGGACGGGTTCATCGCCAAGACCGGCATCCAGGTGACGTACACCGAGGACATCAACGACAACAACGAGTTCTTCGGCAAGGTGCAGAACCAGCTCGCGGCCTGCCAGAGCACGGATCGGGACCTCATGGTGCTGACCGACTGGATGGCTGCCCGGATGATCCGGCTCGGCTGGATCCAGAAGCTCGATCCGGCGAAGATCCCGAACGTCCAGGCCAACCTGCTCCCGTCGCTGCTCAACCGCTCCTTCGACAGCGAGAACCGGATCTCCATCCCGTGGCAGTCCGGCCTCGCCGGTCTGGCGTACAACGGCGACGTCACCAAGGAGCTGCGCACCGTCGACGAACTGCTCACCCGCCCCGACCTCAAGGGCAAGGTGACCGCGCTCAGCGAGATGCGCGACACGATGGGCCTGCTGCTCGGCTCCAACGGGCACGACCCGGCCAACTTCACCACCGCCCAGTTCGACGACGCGCTCAACAAGCTCAAGAAGGCCGTCGATTCCGGGCAGATCCGCAAGTTCACCGGCAACGACTACGCACCCGACCTGGCCAAGGGTGACATCGCCGCGTGCATCGGCTGGTCCGGGGACGTCATTCAGCTCTCCAGCGAGAACGCCAAGGTGCAGTTCGTCGCGCCCGACTCGGGCGTGATGCTGTTCAGCGACAACATGATGGTCCCCAACAAGGCCACCCACAAGGGCAACGCCGAGGCGCTGATCAACTACTACTACGAGCCGGCCGTCGCCGCGACGCTCGCCGCGTACGTCAACTACATCTGCCCGGTCAAGGGTGCCCAGGCCGAGATGGAGAAGATCGATCCCGAGCTGGCCGCCAACCCGCTGATCTTCCCCGACGAGGCGCTGCTGTCGAAGTCCAAGGTGTTCATGGCCCTGGACGAGAAGCAGGAGAAGGAGTACGAGGGCAAGTTCCAGCAGGTCATCGGGGCGTGA
- a CDS encoding NAD(P)/FAD-dependent oxidoreductase — protein sequence MGTTLSGDPAGHYRELSHWLSALDEPLTPRPALTGDADADVVIVGAGYTGLWTAYHLARAEPGLRIIVLEKEIAGYGASGRNGGWCSALFPTSLTGLARRHGRDAAIAMQRALHETVREVGRVVAAERIDCDWADGGTVTLARTGPQLARARAAVDEARAFGFGIEHLALLDSGEATARCAAEGVRGGTYTPHCAAVHPAKLVRGLARVVERLGVTIHERTGVTAIRAGAAVTGFGTVRAPVVVRATEGYTPTLPGQRRSVAPVYSLMVATEPLPEETWARIGLAQRETFSDHRHVIIYGQRTADGRLAFGGRGAPYHFGSRVSPGYDREPRVFAALRRTLGELFPVLGPDVPVTHTWGGPLGVARDWAASVGFDRASGLAWAGGYVGDGVGSSNLAGRTLADLIRGERTELTTLPWVNHRSPRWEPEPLRWLAVNTALRVMTNADATEIRTNRPSRQATTLSRLLGN from the coding sequence ATGGGCACGACTCTGAGCGGCGACCCCGCCGGGCACTACCGGGAGCTGTCGCACTGGTTGTCCGCCCTGGACGAGCCGCTGACCCCGCGACCGGCGCTGACCGGCGACGCCGACGCCGACGTGGTGATCGTCGGCGCCGGCTACACCGGGCTGTGGACGGCGTACCACCTGGCCCGGGCCGAGCCGGGGCTGCGGATCATCGTGCTGGAGAAGGAGATCGCCGGATACGGCGCTTCCGGCCGCAACGGTGGCTGGTGCTCCGCGCTCTTCCCCACCTCGCTGACCGGCCTGGCCCGCCGGCACGGCCGGGACGCGGCGATCGCCATGCAGCGGGCCCTGCACGAAACGGTGCGCGAGGTGGGCCGGGTGGTCGCGGCAGAGCGCATCGACTGCGACTGGGCGGACGGCGGCACGGTCACGCTCGCCCGCACCGGCCCGCAGCTCGCCCGGGCCCGGGCCGCCGTGGACGAGGCCCGCGCGTTCGGCTTCGGCATCGAGCACCTGGCGCTGCTCGACAGCGGCGAGGCCACCGCCCGCTGCGCCGCTGAGGGGGTACGCGGTGGGACGTACACCCCGCACTGCGCGGCGGTGCACCCGGCGAAGCTGGTCCGCGGCCTGGCCCGGGTGGTGGAACGGCTGGGGGTCACCATCCACGAGCGGACCGGGGTCACCGCGATCCGGGCCGGCGCGGCGGTCACCGGGTTCGGCACGGTACGGGCCCCGGTGGTGGTCCGGGCGACCGAGGGGTACACGCCCACGCTGCCCGGTCAGCGACGGTCCGTGGCACCGGTGTACTCGCTGATGGTGGCCACCGAGCCGCTGCCGGAGGAGACCTGGGCGCGGATCGGGCTCGCCCAGCGCGAGACGTTCTCCGACCACCGGCACGTGATCATCTACGGCCAGCGCACCGCGGACGGCCGGCTGGCCTTCGGCGGGCGTGGCGCTCCGTACCACTTCGGGTCCCGGGTCTCCCCCGGCTACGACCGGGAGCCACGGGTCTTCGCGGCGCTGCGGCGGACGCTCGGGGAGCTCTTCCCGGTGCTCGGCCCGGACGTGCCGGTGACGCACACCTGGGGTGGCCCGCTCGGGGTGGCCCGGGACTGGGCGGCCTCGGTCGGCTTCGACCGGGCCAGCGGGCTGGCCTGGGCGGGCGGCTACGTCGGGGACGGGGTGGGCTCCAGCAACCTCGCCGGCCGCACCCTGGCGGACCTGATCCGCGGGGAGCGCACCGAGCTGACCACCCTGCCCTGGGTGAACCACCGCTCCCCCCGCTGGGAGCCGGAACCCCTCCGGTGGCTGGCCGTCAACACCGCCCTGCGCGTCATGACCAACGCCGACGCGACGGAGATCCGCACCAACCGCCCCTCCCGCCAGGCGACGACCCTCTCCCGCCTCCTCGGCAACTGA
- a CDS encoding Lrp/AsnC family transcriptional regulator: MTNRQHENGNGGRRVAVREGANHALLDDVAKRIIEQLQEDGRRPYASIGKAVGLSEAAVRQRVQRLLDAGVMQIVAVTDPLQLGFPRQAMIGLRTDGDLEAVADRLAELEEVDYVVITAGSFDLLTEVVCRNDDHLLEILQRLRAVPGVLSTEAFVYLKLRKQTYTWGTA, translated from the coding sequence ATGACGAACCGGCAGCACGAGAACGGCAACGGCGGTCGACGCGTCGCTGTCCGTGAAGGTGCCAATCACGCTCTGCTGGACGACGTGGCCAAGCGGATCATCGAACAGCTCCAGGAGGATGGCCGGCGGCCGTACGCCAGCATCGGCAAGGCGGTCGGGCTCTCCGAGGCGGCGGTACGCCAGCGGGTGCAGCGGCTGCTCGACGCCGGCGTGATGCAGATCGTCGCGGTGACCGATCCGCTCCAGCTCGGCTTCCCCCGCCAGGCGATGATCGGCCTGCGTACCGACGGCGACCTGGAGGCGGTGGCCGACCGGCTGGCCGAGCTGGAGGAGGTCGACTACGTGGTGATCACCGCCGGGTCGTTCGACCTGCTCACCGAGGTGGTCTGCCGCAACGACGACCACCTGCTGGAGATCCTGCAACGACTGCGCGCGGTGCCCGGGGTGCTGTCCACCGAGGCGTTCGTCTACCTCAAGCTGCGCAAGCAGACCTACACCTGGGGCACGGCCTGA
- a CDS encoding bifunctional FO biosynthesis protein CofGH has product MVDRTHSGPSEASVRRALGRAATGRALDVDEATALLSARGDALDELLRVAGGIRDAGLREAGRPGVVTYSKKVFIPLTRLCRDRCHYCTFATVPHRLPSPFLDRDEVLAIARAGAAQGCKEALFTLGDRPEERWPAARSWLDERGYDSTLDYLRACAVAVLEETGLLPHLNPGVLSWSELQRLKPVAPSMGMMLETTATRLWSEPGGPHFGSPDKEPAVRLRVLDDAGRVGVPFTTGILIGIGETPAERVDALFAIRRAHREYGHLQEVIVQNFRAKPDTAMRGMPDAELHDLAATVAVARLLLGPKARIQAPPNLIAGEYDLLLRAGIDDWGGVSPLTPDHVNPERPWPQIEELARHTELAGFTLRERLTIYPEYVRAGDPWLDPRLLPHVGALADPASGLAVESARPQGRPWQEPEEVFGGRIDLHTTIDTTGRTEDRRGDFDSVYGDWAEVATKVTAGPSVLAGDHDLRAGLRLAADDPAALLEPGHTDAALALFNADGPALDELCRLADEVRRDAVGDDVTYVVNRNINFSNVCYVGCRFCAFAQRERDADAYRLSVDQVADRAEEAWAAGASEVCLQGGIDPKMPVTGYADIVRAIKARVPGMHLHAFSPMEIVTAAAKAGVRVREWLTQLREAGLDTIPGTAAEILDDDVRWVLTKGKLPAAAWVDVVSTAHELGIRSSSTMMYGHVDHPGQWLAHFRVLAGVQDRTGGFTEFVALPFVHTNAPIYLAGIARPGPTWRENRVVHAMSRLLLHGRIDNIQCSWVKLGDEGTVAMLQGGCNDLGGTLMEETISRMAGSGNGSARTEEQLRAIATAAGRPARKRTTAYGHVRP; this is encoded by the coding sequence ATGGTTGATCGCACCCACTCCGGCCCGAGCGAGGCGAGCGTGCGGCGGGCCCTGGGTCGGGCCGCGACCGGGCGGGCGCTGGACGTCGATGAGGCGACGGCGCTGCTCTCCGCCCGCGGTGACGCGCTCGACGAGCTGCTCCGGGTGGCCGGGGGGATCCGCGACGCCGGGCTGCGCGAGGCCGGTCGGCCGGGCGTGGTCACGTACTCGAAGAAGGTCTTCATCCCGCTGACCCGGCTCTGCCGGGACCGCTGCCACTACTGCACGTTCGCCACCGTGCCGCACCGGCTGCCGTCGCCGTTCCTGGATCGCGACGAGGTGCTGGCCATCGCCCGGGCGGGCGCCGCGCAGGGTTGCAAGGAAGCCCTGTTCACCCTGGGTGACCGGCCGGAGGAGCGCTGGCCGGCGGCCCGGAGCTGGCTGGACGAGCGCGGTTACGACTCCACTCTGGACTACCTGCGCGCCTGCGCGGTGGCGGTGCTGGAGGAGACCGGGCTGCTGCCCCACCTCAACCCCGGGGTGCTGTCCTGGTCGGAGCTGCAACGGCTCAAGCCGGTCGCGCCGAGCATGGGCATGATGCTGGAGACCACCGCGACGCGGCTCTGGTCCGAGCCGGGCGGTCCGCACTTCGGCTCGCCGGACAAGGAGCCGGCGGTCCGGCTGCGGGTGCTCGACGACGCGGGCCGGGTCGGGGTGCCGTTCACCACCGGCATCCTGATCGGCATCGGGGAGACCCCGGCCGAGCGGGTGGACGCGCTCTTCGCGATCCGTCGCGCGCACCGGGAGTACGGGCACCTCCAGGAGGTGATCGTGCAGAACTTCCGCGCCAAGCCGGACACCGCGATGCGGGGGATGCCCGACGCGGAGCTGCACGACCTGGCCGCGACGGTGGCGGTGGCCCGGCTGCTGCTCGGGCCGAAGGCCCGCATCCAGGCCCCGCCGAACCTCATCGCCGGCGAGTACGACCTGCTGCTGCGGGCCGGTATCGACGACTGGGGCGGTGTCTCCCCGCTCACCCCCGACCACGTCAACCCGGAACGCCCCTGGCCGCAGATCGAGGAACTGGCCCGGCACACCGAGCTGGCGGGGTTCACGCTGCGCGAGCGGTTGACCATCTACCCCGAGTACGTGCGCGCCGGTGACCCGTGGCTCGACCCGCGGCTGCTGCCGCACGTGGGCGCGCTGGCCGACCCGGCCTCCGGTCTGGCGGTCGAGTCCGCCCGGCCACAGGGCCGCCCCTGGCAGGAGCCGGAGGAGGTGTTCGGCGGGCGGATCGACCTGCACACGACCATCGACACCACCGGCCGTACGGAGGACCGGCGCGGCGACTTCGACAGCGTCTACGGCGACTGGGCGGAGGTGGCCACGAAGGTGACCGCCGGGCCGAGCGTCCTCGCCGGCGACCACGACCTGCGCGCCGGGCTGCGGCTCGCCGCCGACGACCCGGCCGCGCTGCTGGAGCCGGGGCACACCGACGCCGCGCTGGCGCTGTTCAACGCGGACGGGCCGGCGCTCGACGAGTTGTGCCGGCTCGCCGACGAGGTGCGTCGGGACGCGGTCGGTGACGACGTCACCTACGTGGTCAACCGCAACATCAACTTCAGCAACGTCTGCTACGTCGGCTGCCGGTTCTGCGCCTTCGCGCAACGCGAGCGCGACGCCGACGCGTACCGTCTCTCCGTCGATCAGGTCGCCGACCGGGCGGAGGAGGCGTGGGCGGCCGGCGCCAGCGAGGTCTGCCTTCAGGGCGGCATCGACCCGAAGATGCCCGTCACCGGGTACGCCGACATCGTGCGCGCGATCAAGGCCCGGGTGCCGGGGATGCACCTGCACGCGTTCTCCCCGATGGAGATCGTCACCGCCGCGGCGAAGGCGGGCGTGCGGGTGCGCGAGTGGCTGACCCAGCTGCGCGAGGCCGGGCTGGACACCATCCCGGGCACCGCCGCGGAGATCCTCGACGACGACGTGCGCTGGGTGTTGACCAAGGGCAAACTCCCGGCCGCCGCCTGGGTCGACGTGGTCAGCACCGCGCACGAGCTGGGCATCCGGTCCAGCTCCACCATGATGTACGGCCACGTCGACCATCCCGGGCAGTGGTTGGCGCACTTCCGGGTGCTGGCGGGTGTGCAGGACCGCACGGGCGGCTTCACCGAGTTCGTCGCGCTGCCGTTCGTGCACACCAACGCCCCGATCTACCTGGCCGGCATCGCCCGGCCCGGGCCGACCTGGCGCGAGAACCGGGTGGTGCACGCGATGTCCCGGCTGCTGTTGCACGGCCGGATCGACAACATCCAGTGCTCGTGGGTGAAGCTGGGCGACGAGGGCACGGTGGCGATGCTCCAGGGCGGCTGCAACGACCTGGGCGGCACGCTGATGGAGGAGACCATCTCCCGGATGGCCGGCTCGGGCAACGGTTCGGCGCGGACCGAGGAGCAGTTGCGGGCGATCGCCACGGCGGCCGGCCGACCGGCCCGCAAGCGCACGACCGCGTACGGTCACGTCCGGCCCTGA
- a CDS encoding metallopeptidase family protein, whose product MTSPEHRRPGSGRRAHRDRHGRGLRGRLVPATVPLARTKAEVFDDLVLDTVETLERRFAKELAGVEFAVEDVPPDLNVYDSDVLEDGEVPLARLLPGRPGRQEVPPRIVLYRRPLEFRAMDREDLADLVHDVIIEQVANLLGVDPDELA is encoded by the coding sequence ATGACGAGCCCGGAACACCGCCGCCCCGGTTCCGGCCGGCGCGCCCACCGTGACCGGCACGGGCGCGGGCTGCGTGGGCGGTTGGTGCCGGCGACCGTGCCGTTGGCGCGGACCAAGGCGGAGGTCTTCGACGACCTGGTCCTGGACACCGTCGAAACGCTGGAGCGACGGTTCGCCAAGGAGCTGGCCGGCGTCGAGTTCGCGGTCGAGGACGTCCCGCCGGACCTGAATGTCTACGACTCCGATGTGCTGGAGGACGGCGAGGTCCCGCTGGCCCGGCTCCTGCCCGGCCGTCCGGGCCGACAGGAGGTGCCGCCGCGGATCGTGCTGTACCGGCGGCCGCTGGAGTTCCGGGCGATGGACCGCGAGGACCTCGCCGACCTGGTGCATGACGTGATCATCGAACAGGTGGCGAACCTGCTCGGGGTCGACCCCGACGAGCTGGCCTGA
- a CDS encoding phospholipase: protein MHEHAYGPSETGSVVLDLGGETGALIVYTGRNLHGREIEISWDEDRRTHSAVRERRVRDGSFHSAVYPDLPAGNYTVWWDESTPVGTVSVHGGAIAEFVWPSSGFGAAD from the coding sequence ATGCACGAGCACGCGTACGGGCCGTCGGAGACCGGCAGCGTCGTTCTCGATCTGGGCGGCGAGACCGGCGCCCTCATCGTCTACACCGGCCGGAATCTGCACGGCCGGGAAATCGAGATCAGCTGGGACGAGGATCGGCGGACCCACTCGGCGGTGCGGGAGCGTCGGGTGCGGGACGGCTCGTTCCACAGTGCGGTCTACCCGGACCTTCCGGCCGGGAACTATACCGTCTGGTGGGACGAGAGTACGCCCGTGGGGACAGTTTCGGTCCATGGTGGAGCGATTGCCGAGTTCGTGTGGCCGAGCAGCGGGTTCGGGGCCGCCGACTGA
- a CDS encoding DUF3499 domain-containing protein, giving the protein MRSPRRCSRNGCPRQAVATLTYVYNESTAVVGPLAAFAEPHTYDLCEPHARSLTAPRGWDVVRHEGEFEPPPPTTDDLVALAEAVREAARPAPRPPEPAQPSDHPHHATGRRGHLRVIPPNH; this is encoded by the coding sequence GTGAGGTCACCACGGCGCTGCTCCCGTAACGGCTGCCCCCGGCAAGCGGTCGCCACATTGACCTATGTCTACAACGAGTCGACGGCGGTGGTGGGTCCGCTGGCGGCGTTCGCCGAGCCACACACGTACGACCTGTGTGAGCCGCACGCCCGCAGCCTGACCGCGCCGCGGGGCTGGGACGTGGTCCGGCACGAGGGCGAGTTCGAGCCGCCCCCGCCGACCACGGACGACCTGGTCGCGCTCGCCGAGGCGGTCCGCGAGGCCGCCCGCCCGGCCCCCCGCCCGCCCGAGCCCGCCCAGCCCTCCGATCACCCCCACCACGCCACCGGCCGCCGAGGCCACCTCCGCGTAATCCCCCCCAACCACTGA
- a CDS encoding DUF4331 domain-containing protein, with product MSSHREAPEIAKDPVADSSDLYAFVSPDKPDSVTLIANYVPLQLPSGGPNFFEFGDDVRYEIHIDNDGDGRPDVTYRFEFTTEITNPNSFLYNTGPIDSLDSRNWNRRQFYSLTRVADGREHRLAHKLPCPPCNVGPLSTPKYAELVRQATYSLSTGERVFAGQRADGFFVDLGAIFDLGTLRPFQQLHVAGKKIFKAEGEPVNATDRMNVHSIAVQVPLSRVRRRANRYGAADRASVIGVWTSASRRQVRVLGDGVAADTSTGPFTQVSRLGNPLFNEVIVPMSKKDLWNSLPPSEDKRFAQFVEQPELAALLPALYPDVFPNLGRLTKAKKPRADLVAILLTGVPAGLIDGFTNATGDVQADMLRLNTAIPPTRSPDRFGVLGGDLAGYPNGRRVGDDVVSIALRAIAGVTVPLVDKTFRPDAAAAAVTPGLSAADVTAPFLGNFPYLGTPYDGFNNPPASS from the coding sequence ATGTCTTCCCACCGCGAGGCTCCGGAGATAGCCAAGGATCCGGTCGCCGACAGCTCCGACCTGTATGCGTTCGTCAGCCCCGACAAGCCCGACTCGGTCACGCTGATCGCCAACTACGTGCCGTTGCAGCTCCCCTCCGGGGGCCCGAACTTCTTCGAGTTCGGCGACGATGTGCGGTACGAGATCCATATCGACAACGACGGTGACGGCCGTCCGGATGTCACCTACCGGTTCGAATTCACGACCGAGATCACCAATCCGAACAGTTTTCTCTACAACACGGGCCCGATCGATTCGCTGGACAGCAGGAACTGGAACCGGCGGCAGTTCTACAGCCTGACCCGGGTGGCCGACGGCCGCGAGCACCGGCTGGCGCACAAACTGCCGTGCCCGCCGTGCAACGTGGGCCCGCTGTCCACCCCGAAGTACGCGGAGCTGGTCCGGCAGGCGACCTACTCGCTCTCCACGGGGGAGCGGGTCTTCGCCGGGCAGCGCGCGGACGGCTTCTTCGTCGACCTGGGGGCGATCTTCGACCTCGGTACGCTCCGGCCGTTCCAGCAGCTGCACGTGGCGGGCAAGAAGATCTTCAAGGCCGAGGGGGAGCCGGTCAACGCCACTGACCGGATGAACGTGCACAGCATCGCCGTGCAGGTGCCGTTGAGCCGGGTGCGCCGGCGCGCCAACCGGTACGGCGCGGCCGACCGGGCGTCGGTGATCGGGGTGTGGACGTCGGCGTCGCGCCGGCAGGTCCGGGTGCTCGGCGACGGCGTCGCGGCGGACACCTCCACCGGCCCGTTCACCCAGGTCTCCCGGCTGGGCAACCCGCTGTTCAACGAGGTCATCGTGCCGATGTCCAAGAAGGACCTGTGGAACTCCCTGCCGCCGTCGGAGGACAAGCGGTTCGCGCAGTTCGTCGAGCAGCCGGAGCTGGCCGCGTTGCTGCCGGCGCTCTACCCGGACGTCTTTCCCAACCTGGGCAGGCTCACCAAGGCGAAGAAGCCCCGGGCGGATCTGGTGGCGATCCTGCTCACCGGCGTGCCGGCCGGGCTGATCGACGGCTTCACCAACGCCACCGGCGACGTGCAGGCCGACATGCTGCGGCTGAACACCGCCATCCCGCCCACCCGGAGCCCGGACCGGTTCGGTGTGCTCGGCGGTGACCTGGCCGGCTACCCGAACGGCCGGCGTGTCGGCGACGACGTGGTCAGCATCGCGCTGCGGGCGATCGCCGGGGTGACCGTCCCGCTGGTGGACAAGACGTTCCGCCCGGACGCGGCGGCCGCCGCGGTCACCCCGGGGTTGAGCGCCGCCGACGTGACCGCGCCGTTCCTCGGGAACTTCCCCTACCTGGGTACGCCGTACGACGGGTTCAACAATCCGCCGGCGTCGTCCTGA
- a CDS encoding DUF5753 domain-containing protein: MDQIVASRLERQSVLARGNPPQLVVVIDEVVLRRPVGDGSVMAGQLAHLAAVADCEHVQVRVIPAESPWHTGLAGPFVLGRLPDGTELAYRQPVTRSGRDRSDRHR; encoded by the coding sequence GTGGACCAGATCGTGGCGAGCCGGCTCGAGCGTCAGTCGGTTCTCGCCCGGGGAAACCCGCCGCAGCTCGTCGTGGTGATCGACGAGGTGGTGCTTCGGCGGCCGGTCGGCGATGGGTCGGTGATGGCCGGCCAACTGGCCCACCTCGCGGCGGTGGCCGACTGCGAGCACGTGCAGGTCCGGGTGATTCCGGCCGAGAGCCCGTGGCACACCGGCCTGGCCGGGCCCTTCGTTCTGGGCCGGCTGCCCGACGGGACGGAATTGGCGTATCGACAACCAGTTACGCGGTCAGGTCGTGACCGATCTGATCGACATCGCTAA
- a CDS encoding aspartate aminotransferase family protein gives MANATDHLWMHFTRMASYSAGEVPTIVRGEGAYVWDAQGRRYLDGLAGLFVVNAGHGRTELAEAAAKQAGELAYFPLWSYAHPKAVELAEKIATLTPGDLNRVFFTTGGSEAVEAAWKLARAYFKRTGQPNKYKVVSRYIAYHGTSMGALSITGLPGIKSDFEPLVPGAIKVPNTNFYRAPEHGDSPEAFGRWAADEIGRAIEREGPDTVAAVFLEPVQNSGGCFPPPPGYFERVREICDAYDVLLVSDEVICSWGRLGEYFGAVRYGYQPDIITTAKGITSGYAPLGAMIASDRLMEPFLTETGMFAHGVTFGGHPVSCAVALANLEVFAREDLVGHVRANEDAFRSTLEKLHDLPIVGDVRGDGYFYGIELVKDKTTRETFDEAESERLLRGFLSTALFQAGLYCRADDRGDPVVQLAPPLIAEQQHFDEIEQILRTVLTEAWARL, from the coding sequence ATGGCCAACGCCACCGACCACCTCTGGATGCACTTCACCCGGATGGCGAGCTACTCCGCCGGCGAGGTGCCGACCATCGTGCGCGGTGAGGGCGCGTACGTGTGGGACGCGCAGGGCCGCCGCTACCTGGACGGGCTCGCCGGGCTCTTCGTCGTCAACGCCGGTCACGGCCGCACCGAACTGGCCGAGGCGGCCGCCAAGCAGGCCGGTGAGCTGGCGTACTTCCCGCTCTGGTCGTACGCCCACCCCAAAGCCGTCGAGCTGGCCGAGAAGATCGCCACGCTCACCCCCGGCGACCTGAACCGGGTCTTCTTCACCACCGGTGGCTCGGAGGCCGTCGAGGCGGCGTGGAAGCTGGCCCGGGCCTACTTCAAGCGCACCGGCCAGCCCAACAAGTACAAGGTGGTCAGCCGCTACATCGCCTACCACGGCACCTCGATGGGCGCGTTGTCGATCACCGGACTGCCCGGCATCAAGAGCGACTTCGAGCCGCTGGTCCCCGGCGCGATCAAGGTGCCGAACACCAACTTCTACCGGGCGCCGGAGCACGGCGACTCGCCCGAGGCGTTCGGCCGCTGGGCCGCCGACGAGATCGGCCGGGCGATCGAGCGGGAGGGGCCGGACACGGTTGCCGCGGTGTTCCTGGAGCCGGTGCAGAACTCCGGCGGCTGTTTCCCACCCCCGCCCGGCTACTTCGAGCGGGTCCGGGAGATCTGCGACGCGTACGACGTGCTGCTCGTCTCCGACGAGGTGATCTGCTCGTGGGGGCGGCTCGGCGAATACTTCGGCGCCGTGCGCTACGGCTACCAGCCGGACATCATCACCACCGCCAAGGGCATCACCTCCGGGTACGCCCCGCTCGGCGCGATGATCGCGAGCGACCGGCTGATGGAGCCGTTCCTCACCGAGACCGGCATGTTCGCCCACGGGGTGACCTTCGGTGGCCACCCGGTCTCCTGCGCGGTCGCCCTGGCCAACCTGGAGGTCTTCGCCCGCGAGGACCTGGTCGGGCACGTACGGGCCAACGAGGACGCGTTCCGGTCCACCCTGGAGAAGCTCCACGACCTGCCGATCGTCGGCGACGTGCGCGGTGACGGCTACTTCTACGGCATCGAGCTGGTCAAGGACAAGACGACCCGGGAGACGTTCGACGAGGCCGAGTCGGAGCGGTTGCTGCGCGGCTTCCTCTCCACGGCCCTGTTCCAGGCCGGGCTCTACTGCCGGGCGGACGACCGGGGCGACCCCGTCGTGCAGCTCGCGCCGCCGCTGATCGCCGAGCAGCAGCACTTCGACGAGATCGAGCAGATCCTGCGCACGGTGCTCACCGAGGCATGGGCACGACTCTGA
- a CDS encoding DUF397 domain-containing protein, producing MDMTDARWRTASRSSNNGGDCVEVADNLPGRVLVRDSKDRDGGTLVFAPAAWASFVGAVRQAAH from the coding sequence ATGGACATGACCGACGCGCGCTGGCGCACCGCCAGCCGCAGCAGCAACAACGGCGGGGACTGCGTCGAGGTGGCCGACAATCTGCCCGGCCGTGTGCTGGTGCGTGACAGCAAGGACCGCGACGGCGGCACCCTGGTCTTTGCGCCGGCCGCCTGGGCGTCGTTCGTCGGCGCGGTCCGCCAGGCGGCCCACTGA